Sequence from the Stenotrophomonas sp. 364 genome:
AGGGAATGTTCCGCGAAGGCCTGATCACCGATGCCGACGGGGAAGTGCTGTACGCCGATGACGTGGTCGCGCACGAGGCGATCCGGGTCGAGGGCGAACCGCTGGACCCGCCGCATGGCCTGACCCTGATGCTGCACAAGCCGCGCGAGTACACCTGTTCGACCAAGGACAAGGGCCGCTTGATCTACGACCTGCTGCCGCCGCGTTTCCGCGAGCGTTCGCCGCTGCTGTCGTCGGTGGGCCGGCTGGACCGCGACACCAGCGGCATGCTGCTGATGACCGACGACGGCGCGCTGCTGCACCGCATCGTGTCGCCCAAGTCGCGCCTGGACAAGGCCTATGAGGTCACCCTGGCCGAAGACCTGCGCGGCGATGAAACCGCGCGCTTCGCCAGCGGCACGCTGCTGCTGGAATCGGATGACAAGCCGCTGCTGCCGGCCGAGCTGCACGTGCAGTCGCCGCGCCAGGCGCAGCTGGTGCTGCACGAGGGTCGCTACCACCAGGCGCGGCGCATGTTCGCGGCGGTGGGCAACCACGTCGCGGCGCTGCACCGCAGCCGCATCGGCGGGCTGACCCTGGGGGGGCTCGGTGAGGGCGAGTGGCGCATTCTCGATGCCGCCGATCTTGAAACGCTCTTCAACGTGCCATGACCGCAATTGCCGCGCTGCCGTTCCTGCCCGACGCCGTCATCTTCGACATGGACGGCCTGATGATCGACAGCGAGCGGGTGTCGATCGCCTGCTGGACGCAGGCGGCGCACGAACTGCAGTTGCCGCTCGCCGATGGGTTCTGGCTGCGCTTCGTCGGCCTGGGCGACCGCGACTGCGAGCGCCTGTTGCTGCAGCACATCGATGCGGGGCAGGTGGCCGCATTGTTCGCGCGCTGCCATGACCTGTACGAAGCGCGCACGCAGGAAGGCCTGCCGCTGCGTCCGGGCATCCTGGACCTGCTGCAGCTGCTGCACGAGCACGGCATTCCCCGCGCGGTGGCGACCTCCACCCGGCAGCCGCGCGCGTCGCGCAAGCTGGCCGCGGCGGGCCTGCTGCCGTTCTTCGAGGTGGTGGTGACCAGCAGCGACGTGGCCCACCCCAAGCCGGCGCCGGACATCTACCTGCTGGCCGCGCAGAAGCTGGGCAAGGATCCGGCGCGCTGCCTGGCGCTGGAAGACTCACCGGCCGGCATCCGTGCCGCGGTCGGCGCGGGCATGACCGCGATCCAGGTACCCGACCTGGTGCACCCCGACGACGACCTGCGCGCGCTGGGCCACCGCATCGTCGACTCGCTGGCAGACGCGCATACCCTGCTGCTCCCGCACCTGCGCTAAACCGGATTCGATCAGGCGCACGGCGTCGCCGGCCAGGGTCATGCCCCTCCGAGGGGCGCATCGCGTGGCCCCCGATAGGGTCGGTTCCCCACCGACACTGGGCGCGCACATCCGCGCACAAAAAAACCCGGCGCGAGGGCCGGGTTTTTCGGTCATAGCATCAACCGTGCATCACACCCGGCCGAATACCAGCGCTGCGTTGGTGCCGCCGAAGCCGAAGCTGTTGGACATCACCGTGTTCAACTGCGCAGCCTGGCTTTCGCGCACAATCGGGAAGCCTTCCACCAGCGGGTCCAGCTCGCCGATGTTGGCCGAGCCGGCGATGAAGCCGTCGCGCATCATCAGCAGGCAGTAGATCGCTTCGTGCACGCTGGCTGCGCCCAGCGAATGGCCCGACAGCGCCTTGGTCGACGACAGCGGCGGCACGTCCTGGCCGAACACTTCGCGCACGGCCTTCAGCTCGGTCACATCGCCCAGCGGGGTAGAGGTGCCGTGCGTGTTGAGGTAGTCGATCGGGCCGGTCAGGTTGGCCATGGCCATGTTCATGCAACGCACCGCGCCTTCACCGGACGGGGCGACCATGTCGGCACCGTCGGAGGTGACGCCGTAGCCCACCAGTTCGGCATAGATGCGCGCGCCACGTGCCACGGCGTGGTCGTAATCTTCCAGCACCAGCATGCCGCCGCCACCGGCGATGACGAAGCCGTCGCGGTCCTTGTCGTACGGGCGCGAGGCGCTGGCCGGGGTCTCGTTGAAGCGGGTGGACAACGCGCCCATGGCGTCGAACATCACGCTCATCGACCAGTGCAGGTCTTCACCGCCGCCGGCGAACATCACGTCCTGTGCGCCATGGCGGATCAGGTCGGCCGCCGCGCCGATGCAGTGTGCCGAGGTGGCGCAGGCCGCCGACAGCGAGTAGCTCAGGCCCTTGATCTGGAAGGCGGTGGCCAGGCAGGCCGACACGGTGGAGCACATCGTGCGCGGCACCATGTACGGGCCGACCTTGCGCACGCCACGGGCGCGCAGGATGTCGGCCGACTCGACCTGCCACTGGCTGGAACCGCCGCCGGAACCGGCAATCAGGCCGGTACGCGGGTTGGCGACCTGCGCCTGGTCCAGGCCGGCATCGGTGATCGCATCGCGCATGGCGATGTAGGCGTACGCCGAGGCATCGCTCATGAAGCGCTTCACCTTGCGGTCGATCTGCGCGTCCAGGTCCAGTTCGATGTTGCCACCGACGTGGCTGCGCAGGCCGGCTTCGGCATGGTCGGGCAGGTGGCGGATGCCGGCGCGGCCTTCACGCAGTGCGCTGGAGACGGTGTCCAGATCGTTGCCCAGGCACGAGGTGATGCCCATTCCGGTAATGACGACGCGACGCATCAGAAGTTCTCGGTGGAAGTGAACAGACCTACGCGGAGGTCTTTGGCGGAGTAGATTTCGCGGCCGTCCACGAGCATGCGGGCGTCGGCCTGGGCCATCACCAGCTTGCGGTTGATGACGCGGGTGATGTCGATTTCGTAGCTGACCAGCTTGGCGTCGGGCAGTACCTGGCCGGTGAACTTCACTTCGCCGCAGCCCAGGGCGCGGCCACGGCCGGGCGCGCCCAGCCAGGTGAGGTAGAAGCCGGTGAGCTGCCACATGGCATCCAGGCCGAGGCAGCCAGGCATGACGGGGTCGCCGATGAAGTGGCAGCCGAAGAACCACAGGTCCGGGCGGATATCCAGTTCGGCGCGTACCAGTCCCTTGCCGTGGGGGCCGCCGTCGTCGCGGATGTCGGTGATGCGATCGAACATCAGCATCGGATCGTTGGGCAGGCGACCGCTGCCCGGGCCGAACAGTTCACCGCGGGCGCTGGCCAGCAGTTGTTCGCGCGAGAACGCGTGGAGACGAGTCATGGAAAGCGCAATCCTGAAGAAGCCATCGGGTAAAGCCGGCCATGGGCAGGCTGTGTTGCTGGAACCAAGTGCGCAAGAGTGCAGAGGAAAAGTGATTCAATCAAACGTTTTAACCGTACGCCGGCGTAGTGTTTTCAGCTTGAAAAACGCATGTTGTTGTTATGAAAAGACCATACTCAGGCGTGTGGCTGTAATCTTGTTCATCTACGCATCTGCTTCCAGGTCCGAGTCTTCCCGCCGTGTCTGTTCTGCGCAAAATCATCCATGTGGACATGGACGCGTTCTACGCGTCGGTGGAGCAGCGCGACGATCCGTCGCTGCGCGGCAAGCCGGTGGTGGTGGCGTGGAAGGGGGCACGTTCGGTGGTGTGTGCTGCGTCGTACGAGGCACGGGTGTTCGGGATCCGGTCGGCGATGCCGGCGTTGCGTGCGGAGCGGTTGTGTCCGGACGCGGTGTTCGTGCCGCCGGATTTTGTGCGCTACAAGGCGGTCTCGCGGCAGGTGCGGGAGATTTTCCTGCGGCATACGGATCTGGTGGAGCCGTTGTCGTTGGATGAGGCGTATCTGGATGTGACGATGCACAAGGGGGGGATGACGGTGGCGACGGAGATCGCGGCGATCATCCGTGGGGAGATTCGTGAGGAGACGTCGTTGACGGCGTCGGCGGGGATCGCGCCGAACAAGTTTCTGGCGAAAATCGCATCGGACTGGCGCAAGCCGGACGGTCAGTTCGTGGTGCCGCCGCATCGGGTGGAGCAGTTTCTGACGCCGCTGCCGGTGAACCGGGTGCCGGGGGTGGGGAAGGTGATGGCGGGGAAGCTGGCAGAGTTGGGGATCGTGACGGTGGGCGATTTGCGGTCCTTGCCGCTGGAAGTGTTGGAGGCGCGGTTCGGGACGTTTGGTGCGCGGTTGTTCAATCGGGCGCGCGGGATCGATGAGCGGGCGGTGGAGCCGGACCAGCCGGTGCAGTCGATTTCGTCGGAAGATACGTTCGCGGAAGATCTGCCGTTGGAGGCGTTGGAGGCGGCGATCGTGGAGTTGGCGGGGAAGACGTGGCGGGCGACGCGGAAGACGGAGCGGGTGGGGCACACGGTGGTGCTGAAGTTGAAGACGTCGCAGTTCCGGATCATTACGCGGAGTTTTACGCCGGAGTCGCCGCCGGAATCGGGCGAGGAGTTGCGCGATATCGCGCTGGCGTTGCGGGCGCGGGTGGATCTGCCGGCGGAGACGCGGTATCGGTTGGTGGGGGTGGGGTTGGGTGGGTTTCGCGAGCGCGAGGCGGTGAGTCAGCCTGGGCTGTTTGATCATTTGGAGGGTGGGTGAGTTTTGCTGTCTGCTGACAGCTAACTTCAACAGCCGGCGTGCTGGCGCTGAGGGGCTGGGTGGTGCGGGTGGGTTGGCGGGACACGCCGTAAATCCATCCCTGGAGGCTCGTGGGCGCCTTGCTCGTTTGTGCAGTCCTGCACAAACGGCAAGGCCGGGGTTGGGCGTCCTGCCTAACCCGTCCGGCGCATGCGCCGGACCCATGGCGCCCAACGGTCCCGCCAACCCACCCGCACCACCCCCGACACTCGGTCGGCGCGTGGGGGCGGGCAACGGCAACATTCGCTCAATTCTCATCGTGCACGTGATGCTTGTCGTGCTCGGGATTTTCCGCTCGGTGGGGTCGCATCCCGATCGACTGCCGATACTCTCTCAACGTTCTGTTGTGGCATCAAACTAAACAACGCGGTTATTTTTCTTTGACGCGTTACATCGATTTTTCTGCTGCTACGTGCGGCATCACGGCCACTCCACTTCGCACGGATGTCCAACGAACCTACGCCATGCATATCGTGCTCGGAATGCACTGCCCGGTAGGGTCGCATCCCGATCGAATGCCGATGCGCTGTCAACGTTCTGTTGTGGCATGAAAAAACCAACGCCGCGCTTTTTCTCTAACGCGTTACATCGCTTTTCTTTGTCGCATGTCACACCATCACGGCCACTGCATTTCCCCCTTTGCAACCTTCGCACTGATCTCCAACGAACCCACGCCTTGCAGGGTCGGGTAGCGCTTTTTCATCGCGGCGATCAAGGCGTCCGCATTCTTGCTGCGCGCGGTTTCTTCATCAAAGGCGCGGATGTAATCGGCGGTGAAGGTGAGGGCGGTGGCGTCCAGTGCGGCACCGCGGGCGTAGTGGCCGGGGATGACGCGGGTGGGCTTGAGGGCCGCGAGGGTGGTGAGGGTGGTCAGCCAGTCGGTGTGCGATTGGGGGCTTTGGGTGTCGGCCATCCAGACGTGTTCGCCGGCGACGATGGGGATGCCGCCGACGAGGGTGCGCAGGCTGGGGATCCAGACGACGGTGCGGTCCGGGGTGGGGCCATCGAGGCCGAGGATGCGCAGCGGTTGGCCTTCGAGGGTGAGGGTGTCGCCGTCGAGGACCTGGGGGATGACGATGCGGCTGGGTTTATCGGCGCCCATCTGTGGGCCCCAGTATGCGAGTTTGCCGGCCTGGGTGGCGGTGATGTGGGCGACGGTGGGGGCGGTGGCGACGATGCGGGCGTGGGGGAAGGCGTCCTGCAGGGTGGCCAGGCCGAAGTAATAATCGGGGTCGCCGTGGCTGACGTAAATGGTGGTCAGCTGCTTGCCGGAGGCGCGGATGCGCTGCACCAGCTGGGCGGCATCGGACGCGGCGAACTGGGCGTCGATCAGTATCGCGTCGCGGCGGCCGGTAACCAGGGTGGAGGCGACAGAGAACAGTGCTTTGTCGCCGGGGTGGTAGGGCTGCACCTGCAGCGCGTGTGCTTCGGCGGTGGCCGCGGTGGCCGCGGCGGCGTGGCTGATGGCCGGTGCGGTCACGGCGAGCGCGGTACCCAGCGTCAACGCCAGGGCCAGGGTGGTGCGGGAGACGTTCGGCATATCAAGAATTCCTGTGCAGAGCGGCCCCGGCATCACACCGGGGCCGAACGACCCCGGCATGACACCGGGACCAGACGGCCCCGGCAGGACACCGGAGCCGGTAGAGCCGACCGTTGGTCGGCTGCTTCACATCGGCGGCCGGGTCAGTACGAAACCGTGGCAATCTGCCGCACGTACTGCGGCGCTTCAATCTCGCTGACGAATGCGTCCGCGTAGTCGGGGTAGCTGATCCGGCTGTGGCCGTCATCGCCCACCAGGAAATTCTTCGCCTGGGTGCGGAAGCCACCGCGCTGCGGGCCGGGGCCGATCTCGGCGGCGGGGGAATAGAAGGTCCAGTCCAGGTCGTCGACGGCCTGCAGCTGCTTCAGCGTCTCGCGCGCGGCCAGGGCAACCGGCTTGTAGGCATCCGGGAAGCCCTCGGTATCCACCAGCTGCACGCCGGGGGCAACTTCCAGGCTGCCGGCGCCGCCGACCATGATGAAGCGCGGCACGCCGGCCTGGCGCGCGGCCTTGACCAGCGCGGCGCTGGTGGTGATCACGGTGCTGGGCGCATCGCCCGGACGCGGGCCGAAGGCGCTGGCCAGCACGTCGTGGCCGGCGATCACGGCGGCCAGGGCGTCGGTGTCGTCCAGCGCGGCGACGGCAAGCTGGGCGCCGTCCAGTTCGGCCGGCAGGTCGGTTTCGCGGCGCACGATGGCGGTGACCTGATGGCCGCGGGCGAGGGCCTGGCGGGCGATTTCACGACCGATGTTGCCGGTGGCACCAACGAGGGCGATTTTCATGGGGGCAGATCCGTTGAGGAAGGAACGCCAGCGTATGCGTCTGGAATCGAACGAAAAACCGCGTATAACGGGCTAATTTGTTGCGTGGATCGATCAGATGGACCGGATGACGGCGATGAACGTGTTCGTGGAGGTGGTCGAGCGCGGCAGCCTGACCGCGGCGGCCGAGGCGCTGGAGATGTCGCGGGCGATGGTGACCCGCTACCTGGCCGAGGTGGAGCGCTGGCTGGGCGCGCGGTTGCTGCACCGGACCACGCGCCGGATCAGCCTGACCGGCCCGGGCGAGGCGGCGCTGCTGCGGTTCAGGCAGATCCTGGCCATCGGCGATGAACTGCACGGCGAACTGGCCACCGACAACCCCGAACCGCACGGGCTGATCCGGGTCACGGCGAGCGTGTCGTTCGGGCAGATCCACCTGGCCGCCGCAGTGGCCGACTTCGTGAAGCGGTATCCGCTGACGCGGGTGGAACTGCTGCTGGTGGACCGCGTGGTCAACCTGGTCGAAGAACGCGTGGATATCGCGGTGCGCATCTCGCGTGCGATCGACCCGGCGCTGATCGCGCGGCGGTTGGCCCCTTGCCGCTCGGTGTTGTGCGCGGCGCCGTCGTACCTGGCCGAACGCGGCGCGCCGACCACGGCCGACGCACTGGCCGCGCACAACTGCCTGACCCACCACTACGTGGGCAGGAGCGTGTGGCACCTGCAGCGCGATGGCCGCGCGATTGCGGTGGCGGTGGGCGGCAACATCAGCGCCAATGAAGCATCGTTGTTGCTGGAGGCGGTACGCGCCGGCGCGGGCATCGCGATGCTGCCGACCTACCAGATCGCGCCGCTGCTGCGCAGTGGCGCGTTGATTGAGGTGCTGCCCGATTACCAGGTGGAAGAGCTGGGCATCCACGCGGTGTATGCGTCACGCCGGCAGCTGCCGACGATCATGCGCAGCTTCCTGGATTTCCTGGTGGATCGTTTTGCCAGCCCGGAGTTCCTGGCGCAGCTGTAAACACGGCCCAGGGATACCGCGTCCAGCTACCCGATGCCGGTAGAGCCGACCGTTGGTCGGCTGCTCTTGAACCAGCAACCGCGCATCAGCACGCCGTGCACCCGCAACCGCAGCGGGCGCGTGCAGCCGACCAACGGTCGGCTCTACCGGGGCGTGCATCGGCATCACACACGCACCTCCGTACAATGGCGCTTCCCTGCTGTGGAAGTGAGCATTGCCTTGTCGTATCCGTATCCGTTGGTGGTGTTCGATCTGGATGGCACGCTGGTGGACAGCGCGGCCGATATTGCCGAGGCGTTGAACCGCACGCTGCAGGACTGGCAGTTGCCCCGGGTACCGGAGGCCACGGTACTGACCTGGATCGGCGATGGCGTGCGGCGGCTTGTCGAACAGGCGTTTGGCGCGGCCGGCAGTGATATCGATCTGGACACGGTCATGCCCGGTTTCATGCGGCACTACGAGGCCTGCCTGTTGCGCAGTCCGCGCCTGTTCGATGGTGTGACCGAAACGTTGGCTGCCTTGCGCGAACGCGCGGTGACGCTCGCGATCTGCACGAACAAGCCGTCCGCGCTGGTGGCGCCGTTGCTGCAGCACTTCGGGCTGCAGGATCAGTTTGCGCTGGTGCTGGGCGGCGATTCGCTGCCGGAACGCAAGCCCAGTGGTGCGCCGTTGCGGCATATCGCCGCGCACTTCGAGGTGGCCGTCGAGGCCGCCTTGATGGTGGGCGATTCGATTACGGATTACCGGGCCGCGGTGGACGCGGGCATGCCGGTGGCGCTGGTGCGCTATGGCTATCCACGTGGGCTGGATCTGGACAACGTCGAGGCGGTGGCCGTGGTGGATGATCTGCGGGAATTGCTGGTGCTGTAACCGGCGGCGGTTGACACGTGTGCCGACCAACGGTCGGCACCTGCCAGGTTCAATGATTGTGCCGACCAGCGGTCGGCACCTACCGAGGGTGGGACGGCGGCAGTGCCGCCGTCCAGATCGCTTATTTCGGCTGGTAACGCACGCTCAGGCGGTACTCGCGGCCGGGCTGGTTGTACCAGGCCACCGTTTCGTAGTCGCGGTCGAACACGTTGCTGACCCGGCCGAGCACCGACCAGTCGCGGCTCAGCGCGTATTCCAGGCGCAGGTCGAGCGTGCCGTAACCGGCCAGACGCACGGTGTTGGCGGCGTTGTCGTAGCGCTTGCCGGCGCCGTTGGCGGTCAGGCCGGCGCGGAAGCCACCGAAGCTGCGGTCGATATCCAGGCGGGCGGTGTTCTGCGCGCGGCGCGCCAGCCAGTTGTCGAACTGCGCGCTGCCTTCGGTGCGGTTGCGCGGATCGGTGTGGCTGAGCTGGGCGTTCACATCGAAGCCGGCCAGCGTGATCGCACCGGTCAACTCGGCACCGCGGATGCGCGCCTTCTCCACCTGCGACATCATGAAGGTGGTGGCATCGTAGGTGATCAGGTCATCGATGCGGGTTTCATACACGTCCAGGCCCCAGCGCCAGCCGTCGCCCTGCTGGGCGATACCGACGTTGGTGCTCTTCGACTTTTCCGGGTCCAGGCCCGGCACGCCGCTCCACGGGTCGTACAGATCGCTGAAGGTGGGTGCCTTGAACGCGGTGCCGTAGCTGGCGTTGAGGCGGAACCCGCGGCCCAGCTCCAGGCCCCAGCCGAGGCTGCCGGTGGTGTGGTTGCCGAACTGCTCGTTGTCGTCGTTGCGCACGCTGGCCTGCAGGTGGTGCGCGCCGAAGCGGCCCTGGTACTGCACGAACACGCCGGTATTGTCGCGGCTGTCGACCCGGTAGCCGGCACTGCTGCCGTCCAGGTTGTCCTGGCTCCAGTCCACGCCGGCGCTGAGCAGCTGGCCCTCGGCGATGCCCACGTCGGCCTGCACCGAGGCACTGTCGCGATGGGTCTGCGCGGCACCCAGCCAGGTGCTGCCGTTGTAGTTGTCCGATTCGTTGTCGGCACGCCCGACGTTGGCGGTCAGGGTGAAGCGCTCGCTCGGGGTGTAATGCACCTTGCCGCCCAGCACCTGCTGCAGGGTTTCCGAATAGTTGTAGTAACCGTCGTAGTGGTTTTCGCCTTCGGCACGCAGCGCGGTCCCTTCCACGCTCAGCGCATCGGTCAGCGCGTAGCCACCGCGCAGGCTCATGGACAGGTTGCGGTAGCCGTCTCGGTCGGGCTCGTCGGCGCCGCAGCCGGCGAAGGTGGCCGCATCGCCCCGGCAGGAATTGATGCCGTCGGTGTGCTGGTAGGCGATGTCGGTGCCGAACCAGCCACGCGCGCCACTGCCGCCGAAGCCGCCGCTGGCCTCGCGCAGGCCGTTGCTGCCGCCGCCCACCTGGAAGTGCGGGGCGAAGGTGCCGGCGTTGCGGCGGGTGAAGATCTGGATCACGCCACCGATCGCATCGGCGCCGTACAGGCTGGACTGCGGGCCGCGCACGATTTCAATGCGCTCGATCTGCGCCAGCGGCAGGTCCTGGATCATGGCCAGGCCAAGGTCGCCGGTGTTGATGCGCACGCCGTCCACCAGTACCAGGGTGTGGGCCGAGTTGGTGCCGCGCAGGAACAGCGAACTCTGCTTGCCCAGGCCGCCGCTGTTGTTGAGGTTGATGCCGGCGCGACCGCGCAGCAGGTCCTGCAGCGACGGGGCCTGGCTGCGCTCGATCTCGGCGCGGTCGATCACCTGCGCCGGCGAGATGCTGTCCTGCAGGGCGATCGGGGTGCGGGTGGCGGTGACCAGTACCTGGTCCAGCGCGGTCGCCTCGTCCTGGGCCGACGCCAGCAGAGGCAGGGCCGACAACACGGCCAGGGAAAGGACTTGGATCTGCAGCTTCATCGATGACTCCATGCACCGCGCACGCCCGCGCGGCAAGGGGTGGGGATGATCGCGCTGCAGGGATGGATCGACGGTGGGCGAACGCGCACGGCGCCGCTTGCCGCCGCCATGCCCGCCGCATCGCAACCAGTCGTCTCCCAGGCCGGTCTCCGGGCTTGCGGGCCGATGGCCAGGGCCATCGCACCCGGCGCCTTCCCATGCGCAAGCACAGTGGCGTAATGCCGGGTGTTTCCACGCTTACCGTTGCGGGGGCAGCGCCGGAGTGGCAGGCAGGGGGCTGCTGCGTCACCGGCTTCCCGTTTCAACCTGCCGGCATGCGCCGCAGGTCACCTGGAAGTGCGCGCAGTGTAGAGCAAAGGCCCGCCTGCGGCAGCCGACGCACCGGGGCGGCGGGAGCGAGCGGTTAGAATGCCGCTCGTTTCACGATGTGATGCCCATGAACCCATCGAGGTTGCAGCACCGTTCCGCTCCGTCCACCGCGCAGGTTGCGGCGTGATCCTGGACCTGATCCGCCACGCCAGCACCGGCCGTGACGGCCACCTGGACGGGCGCAGTGATCCCGCGTTGGAAGACGGAAGCACCGAGGCCCTGTGCGCACGCTATGGGGGGCGGCAATGGCAACGGGTGGTGAGCTCCCCGCGCCAGCGTGCGCTGGCCACGGCCGATGCGCTGGCAGTGCCGCACGGGGTGGAGGTGGTGGCCGACGAGGAGTGGGCCGAACTCGACTTCGGCGATTGGGACGGCCAGGCATTGCATGACCTGCCGATGCAGGAGCTGTCGGCGTTCCACCTGGACCCGCACGCCAACCCACCGCCGCACGGCGAAAGCTGGGGCCACTTCGAGCGCCGCATCGCCCGTGGCCTGCACCGCTTGCTGGACGACCCCGATCCCCCGCCCACCCTGATCGTCAGCCATGGCGGGCCGTTGCGGATGGTGCTGTCGCAGGTGTGCGGCCTGCCGATGGCGATGTGCTGGGCACTGCGCATCGACCACGGCACCCGCCTGCAGCTGCGCGTGGAGCGCGAGGACGACCGCCTGTGGGGCGAACTGCTGGAACTGCAGCAGCCTTGATCGCGCGCGGCTCGCACCTGCGTAGAGCCGGGCTCTGCCCGGCTGGCGGCGGATGTGGTGGTGCACGCACGTAGAGCCGGGCTCTGCCCGGCTGGCGGCGGATGTGATGGTGCATGCACGTAGAGCCGGGCTCTGCCCGGCTGGCACTGGACGTGGGTTGCTGCGTTAGAGCAGCCGGGCAGAGCCCGGCTCTACAACAGCTGCTTGCGCGGTGAACAATGGGCGCATGGCGATGCGCTGATCAACGCGGCGCCTCTGTATCCGGAGGCGCGGCAGAGCCCGGCTCTACGCGGTTTCGTCGTCCGGTTCGAACGGCGGTGCGTCGTCGGCTTCATCATCGCGACGTTCGGCGGTGCGGTCGTAGACCGGGCCGGATGCTGGCGGTGCCTTTTTCAGGGGCTTGTCGGCGATGATGGCCTCGTACTCGGCCACCAGTTCGGTGCGGCGTGCTTCGGGCAGTTCCTGCCAATGGCAGTCCTGCAGCGCGCCTTCGAGCGAGTAGAGCAGGTTGAGGCTGGGCTTGAACCCGGCGCGGCGTACCTTCACGAACGCGCCGACCGCGCCGATCGCGGTCAGCTCTTCGGGCGTGCGCAACCCGACCTGACGCAGCCAGGCCGCGCTCTTGGGACCGATGTTGCGCAGCTTGGTGCTCATCCCAGGGCCTCGACGAACACCGCGGCGATCGCCTCCAGGCCGGCCTGGTCATCGGCGTCGAAACGCGCCAGCGAGGGGCTGTCCAGGTCGAACACGCCGATCAGGGTGTCGCCCTGGACCAGCGGCACCACCAGTTCCGAGCGCGACGCCGAATCGCAGGCGATGTGGCCGGGGAAGGCATCCACGTCTTCAATGCGCTGGGTCACGCGCTGGCTGGCCGCCGCGCCGCACACGCCCTTGTCCAGCGGGATGCGCACGCAGGCCGGCAGTCCCTGGAACGGGCCGACCACCAGCTCGGTACCGTCGAAGAAGTAGAAGCCGACCCAGTTCAGGTGCGGCAGGGCGTGGTAGACCAGGGCCGACAGGTTGGCCGCATTGGCAATGCGGTCGCGCTCGCCGTGTACCAGAGCGCGGGCCTGGGCCAGCAGCTGGCCGTACTGTTCCGGCTTGCTGCCGGTAAGCGTGGAAGTATCGAACATGCCCGGAGTCTAGCAAGCAGCAGGCCGCGCCGGGACCGCCGATAATGCACCGCTCCTTCCCGATTCCCGCCGTGATGACCGCCTACCCGCTTCCCGCCCTGTATGTCACCGGCACCGATACCGGCATCGGCAAGACCTTCAGCAGCTGCGTGCTGCTGCACGCGCTGCGCCAGCGCGGTGGCACGGCGGTGGGGATGAAGCCGGTGGCCAGCGGCTGCGAGCGCACCGCGCACGGCTGGCGCAACGAGGACGCCACCGCGCTGCTGGCCGCCAGCCAGCCGGTGCCGGCCTACGCCGACCTCAACCCGTATGCGCTGCCCCTGCCGCTGGCGCCGGAGCTGGCCGCCGCCGATGCCGGCGTGCAGCTGGCGCTGGGCCCGATCGAGGCGGCCTTGGGGCGGCTGCGCGCACAGGCCGACACGGTGGTGGTGGAGGGCGTGGGCGGCTGGCTGGCCCCGCTGTCGGCCACGCTGGACCAGGCCGACCTGGTCCACGCGCTGCGGCTGCCGGTGGTGATGGTGGTGGGGCTGCGGCTTGGCTGCCTCAACCATGCGCGGCTCACCGCAGCGGCGATCGCGGCCAGCGGGGCCCCCTGCATCGGCTGGATCGGCAACGAAGTCGACCCGCAGATGGCGCGCATCGACGACAACATGACCCTGCTGCGCGACCGCCTGGCGATGCCGTGCCTGGGCCGGCTGCCCTTCGCGCCCGGGGCCGATCCGGCCGGGCTGGCCGGGTGCCTGCAGCTGTAACCGCAGGCCAGCGCTCAGGCGTCGCGCAGGGCGCAGGCCAGCTGGCCCAGCGTGGCGATGGCGTCCACGTACGCCGCGTCCAGTTCCTGGCAGCACGACAACCGCAGGCAATGCCGGTAGCGCGCCCCGCGTGAGTACACCTGGCCGGGCATGAACACCACGCCGCGCGCCAAGGCCTGCTCGAACAACGCGCCGGTGTCGATGCCGGCCGGCAGC
This genomic interval carries:
- a CDS encoding pseudouridine synthase, whose translation is MKLVKLLANLGYGSRKQVQGMFREGLITDADGEVLYADDVVAHEAIRVEGEPLDPPHGLTLMLHKPREYTCSTKDKGRLIYDLLPPRFRERSPLLSSVGRLDRDTSGMLLMTDDGALLHRIVSPKSRLDKAYEVTLAEDLRGDETARFASGTLLLESDDKPLLPAELHVQSPRQAQLVLHEGRYHQARRMFAAVGNHVAALHRSRIGGLTLGGLGEGEWRILDAADLETLFNVP
- the dinB gene encoding DNA polymerase IV translates to MSVLRKIIHVDMDAFYASVEQRDDPSLRGKPVVVAWKGARSVVCAASYEARVFGIRSAMPALRAERLCPDAVFVPPDFVRYKAVSRQVREIFLRHTDLVEPLSLDEAYLDVTMHKGGMTVATEIAAIIRGEIREETSLTASAGIAPNKFLAKIASDWRKPDGQFVVPPHRVEQFLTPLPVNRVPGVGKVMAGKLAELGIVTVGDLRSLPLEVLEARFGTFGARLFNRARGIDERAVEPDQPVQSISSEDTFAEDLPLEALEAAIVELAGKTWRATRKTERVGHTVVLKLKTSQFRIITRSFTPESPPESGEELRDIALALRARVDLPAETRYRLVGVGLGGFREREAVSQPGLFDHLEGG
- a CDS encoding HAD family phosphatase; protein product: MTAIAALPFLPDAVIFDMDGLMIDSERVSIACWTQAAHELQLPLADGFWLRFVGLGDRDCERLLLQHIDAGQVAALFARCHDLYEARTQEGLPLRPGILDLLQLLHEHGIPRAVATSTRQPRASRKLAAAGLLPFFEVVVTSSDVAHPKPAPDIYLLAAQKLGKDPARCLALEDSPAGIRAAVGAGMTAIQVPDLVHPDDDLRALGHRIVDSLADAHTLLLPHLR
- the fabB gene encoding beta-ketoacyl-ACP synthase I, with protein sequence MRRVVITGMGITSCLGNDLDTVSSALREGRAGIRHLPDHAEAGLRSHVGGNIELDLDAQIDRKVKRFMSDASAYAYIAMRDAITDAGLDQAQVANPRTGLIAGSGGGSSQWQVESADILRARGVRKVGPYMVPRTMCSTVSACLATAFQIKGLSYSLSAACATSAHCIGAAADLIRHGAQDVMFAGGGEDLHWSMSVMFDAMGALSTRFNETPASASRPYDKDRDGFVIAGGGGMLVLEDYDHAVARGARIYAELVGYGVTSDGADMVAPSGEGAVRCMNMAMANLTGPIDYLNTHGTSTPLGDVTELKAVREVFGQDVPPLSSTKALSGHSLGAASVHEAIYCLLMMRDGFIAGSANIGELDPLVEGFPIVRESQAAQLNTVMSNSFGFGGTNAALVFGRV
- the fabA gene encoding 3-hydroxyacyl-[acyl-carrier-protein] dehydratase FabA translates to MTRLHAFSREQLLASARGELFGPGSGRLPNDPMLMFDRITDIRDDGGPHGKGLVRAELDIRPDLWFFGCHFIGDPVMPGCLGLDAMWQLTGFYLTWLGAPGRGRALGCGEVKFTGQVLPDAKLVSYEIDITRVINRKLVMAQADARMLVDGREIYSAKDLRVGLFTSTENF
- a CDS encoding MBL fold metallo-hydrolase, with product MPNVSRTTLALALTLGTALAVTAPAISHAAAATAATAEAHALQVQPYHPGDKALFSVASTLVTGRRDAILIDAQFAASDAAQLVQRIRASGKQLTTIYVSHGDPDYYFGLATLQDAFPHARIVATAPTVAHITATQAGKLAYWGPQMGADKPSRIVIPQVLDGDTLTLEGQPLRILGLDGPTPDRTVVWIPSLRTLVGGIPIVAGEHVWMADTQSPQSHTDWLTTLTTLAALKPTRVIPGHYARGAALDATALTFTADYIRAFDEETARSKNADALIAAMKKRYPTLQGVGSLEISAKVAKGEMQWP